A genomic window from Chitinophagales bacterium includes:
- a CDS encoding methyltransferase has protein sequence MNESLFNSQRDILISCAPFISPYLKSEIISLGFEIKEEAHTHLIVEGNFRDTIRLNIHLRTANRIYLLIEKFAAPTIDHLYTEIKKIGWEEILPEDGYFSVHSVVEHPEVENTMFLNMKVKDAIADRFQEVIKKRPDSGAEKNRSVIFIFWKDNEAMIYLDTSGEPLTRHGYRKLASKAPLQESLAAALVLSSRWNRESSFINPMCGGGTLAIEAALLAVNKPPGLMRTNYGFMHVKNYDLSVFNDVVKDAEEKIKKNTQVEIIATDRDERALYAARLNAKNAGVEEFIRFIKCDFMTTPVGGNSGVVIFNPPYGERLGAVAKLENTYAEIGDFFKKRCKGYWGYLLTANMDLAKKIGLKAKRKIDFYNGQIKCKFLEFELYEGSRKISKSRNHDPSSVVERNNEEI, from the coding sequence ATGAATGAGTCACTATTTAATTCTCAACGGGATATACTTATTTCCTGTGCTCCTTTCATATCTCCATACTTAAAAAGTGAAATAATTTCACTCGGATTCGAAATAAAAGAAGAAGCGCATACTCATCTTATTGTTGAGGGAAATTTTCGGGATACCATTCGGTTAAATATTCATTTAAGAACAGCAAACCGGATATATCTTTTAATAGAAAAATTTGCTGCTCCTACTATAGACCATTTATATACCGAGATAAAAAAAATTGGCTGGGAAGAAATATTGCCTGAAGATGGCTATTTCAGCGTGCATTCAGTAGTGGAACATCCGGAGGTGGAGAACACAATGTTCTTAAATATGAAAGTGAAAGATGCCATTGCAGATCGCTTTCAGGAAGTAATTAAAAAACGACCTGATTCAGGGGCTGAAAAAAACAGATCGGTGATCTTTATTTTCTGGAAAGATAATGAAGCAATGATTTACCTCGATACATCCGGTGAACCATTAACCCGGCATGGATATCGAAAGCTTGCTTCAAAAGCTCCATTACAAGAATCCCTTGCTGCTGCGCTTGTACTATCCAGCCGCTGGAACCGGGAATCAAGTTTTATTAACCCAATGTGCGGTGGAGGTACTTTAGCTATTGAAGCCGCACTGCTTGCAGTCAATAAGCCTCCAGGGCTAATGAGAACCAATTATGGTTTTATGCATGTAAAAAATTATGATCTATCTGTTTTTAATGATGTTGTTAAAGATGCTGAGGAAAAAATTAAAAAAAACACGCAGGTAGAAATTATAGCAACAGACCGCGATGAAAGAGCTCTGTATGCCGCCCGGTTAAATGCAAAAAATGCAGGTGTAGAAGAATTTATCCGTTTTATTAAGTGTGATTTTATGACTACCCCGGTAGGGGGAAATAGCGGTGTGGTAATCTTTAATCCCCCTTATGGAGAGCGCCTCGGTGCAGTCGCAAAGCTGGAAAATACATATGCAGAGATTGGTGATTTTTTTAAAAAAAGATGCAAAGGATATTGGGGATATTTACTGACAGCGAATATGGATCTCGCAAAAAAAATTGGCCTGAAAGCAAAAAGAAAAATTGATTTCTACAATGGCCAGATTAAGTGCAAATTTCTCGAATTTGAACTTTATGAAGGTTCCAGAAAAATAAGTAAATCCCGGAACCACGATCCCTCTTCCGTTGTTGAGCGAAACAATGAAGAGATTTAA
- a CDS encoding T9SS type A sorting domain-containing protein encodes MNKFNCVLAVLAGLFFINRAKAQTPEWKDVAPIFYHNCATCHREGEIGDKIAHFTSYQSTINSKISGYFYSIPIDVQTGVMPPWKADPHYTQFLDQRLLSPEDKQKLIDWVNADGPAGDTTLAPPSPVFPKGSQLGIPDTTLSMSQAYVVPGDGGDHYQCFVLPTNFNGDKAISAIEFRPGNATVVHHVFLYLITDSTAVAADNATPEYGYPSFGGADYDTFNVHANFLTLYGPGLTPRFFSDNSIVKFPPNSFLLIQIHYAPTFVQQTDSSSVNLFYEKNVNPDSSRISYGHRIGEKFITEPGFYLQANHVLTFHIDYPVDSLSDSLDLSLYAIAPHMHLLGKSMKIWATTGENDSIPLIYIPNWSFNWQMLYSFPFMIKLPVHSHLHAEASYDNTVNNPYNPNSPPVGVHYGESSHDEMFKFFVQYLYYKPGDENLIIDSCWLSENCGYILSDGNLGSVVKSPQFYNLSPNPATDQSEISYFLPTQQNVSLSIYNLTGQLVKAPISNEVTNPGFHKMDLNLNDIATGMYFCVLHVGSKMLTKQLIIQH; translated from the coding sequence ATGAATAAGTTTAACTGTGTACTTGCCGTTCTGGCAGGCTTGTTTTTTATTAACCGGGCTAAGGCTCAAACTCCTGAATGGAAAGATGTGGCACCAATTTTTTACCATAATTGCGCCACCTGCCACCGTGAAGGAGAAATTGGTGATAAGATAGCACATTTCACATCCTACCAGTCTACCATCAATTCCAAGATTTCTGGTTATTTCTACTCTATCCCTATTGATGTGCAAACGGGTGTGATGCCTCCGTGGAAAGCTGATCCGCATTACACCCAATTCCTGGACCAGCGCTTACTCAGTCCGGAAGACAAACAAAAGCTGATCGACTGGGTAAATGCAGATGGACCTGCCGGAGATACCACGCTTGCACCACCTTCTCCTGTTTTTCCGAAGGGATCGCAATTAGGAATCCCTGACACTACGTTAAGCATGTCCCAGGCTTATGTGGTTCCCGGTGATGGAGGCGATCATTATCAGTGCTTCGTTTTACCTACTAACTTTAATGGTGATAAAGCAATAAGCGCAATTGAGTTCCGGCCGGGAAATGCCACGGTTGTACACCACGTTTTTCTTTACTTGATAACCGACAGCACAGCAGTTGCTGCTGATAATGCCACACCTGAATATGGTTACCCTTCCTTTGGCGGTGCTGATTATGACACTTTTAACGTTCATGCAAATTTTTTAACTCTGTATGGCCCGGGACTTACTCCAAGATTTTTTTCAGATAACAGTATTGTTAAGTTTCCCCCAAATTCCTTTTTGCTTATTCAGATTCATTATGCACCTACCTTTGTTCAGCAAACTGACTCTTCTTCGGTAAATTTATTTTATGAAAAGAATGTGAATCCTGATTCATCAAGGATTTCATACGGTCACCGTATCGGGGAAAAATTTATTACAGAGCCGGGTTTCTATTTGCAGGCGAATCACGTTCTTACTTTTCATATAGATTATCCTGTTGATTCACTTTCAGACAGCCTGGATCTTTCTTTATATGCCATTGCCCCTCACATGCACCTGTTAGGCAAGTCAATGAAGATATGGGCAACAACCGGTGAAAATGATTCTATACCTCTTATTTATATTCCTAACTGGAGCTTTAACTGGCAAATGCTTTATAGTTTTCCTTTCATGATAAAGCTACCGGTGCATTCTCATCTTCATGCTGAAGCATCTTATGATAATACGGTAAATAATCCTTACAATCCGAATAGCCCGCCTGTAGGCGTTCACTATGGTGAGTCATCCCACGATGAGATGTTCAAATTCTTTGTCCAGTATTTATATTATAAGCCGGGTGACGAAAATCTCATTATCGACAGCTGCTGGCTCTCTGAAAATTGCGGATATATTCTAAGTGATGGAAACTTGGGGAGTGTGGTTAAGTCGCCACAGTTTTATAATTTATCTCCTAACCCGGCAACAGATCAATCGGAGATCAGTTATTTTTTGCCGACGCAGCAAAACGTATCATTATCCATATATAACCTGACCGGTCAGCTTGTCAAGGCGCCCATCAGCAACGAGGTTACAAATCCGGGTTTCCATAAAATGGATTTAAACCTGAATGATATTGCAACTGGAATGTATTTCTGTGTATTGCACGTGGGCTCGAAAATGCTTACTAAACAGTTAATTATTCAGCATTGA
- a CDS encoding 2-oxo acid dehydrogenase subunit E2, whose protein sequence is MAEVDLIMPKMGESIMEATILKWLKKEGDSVAIDEPILEIATDKVDSEVPSTHSGTISKILYQINDVIPVGKTIAIIQTEGNMAVKPVVADSRIQQISDPEIKVPFVPKPEIRPVVTEARFYSPLVLNIARSEGIAMNELEAIPGTGEGGRVTKKDILNFVKSRGQEEEETKQESPPVKLPDETFKGPAVSTSGNTEIIEMDRMRRLIADHMVMSKRTSPHVTSFVEADVTHLVLWRERIKNAFEKREGEKITFTPLFIEAIVKAIKEFPMVNASVDGTKMIRKKDINIGMAAATPSGNLIVPVIKNADTKNLVGLTKEVNDLARRARNAQLKPHEIEGGTFTITNVGTFGNVMGTPIINQPQVAIIATGAIKKKPAVLETEEGDVIAIRHMMFLSLSYDHRIVDGALGGSFLRKVADYLEQFNPKREY, encoded by the coding sequence ATGGCTGAAGTAGACCTGATTATGCCGAAAATGGGAGAAAGTATTATGGAAGCCACGATTTTAAAATGGTTAAAAAAGGAGGGTGATTCAGTTGCAATAGATGAACCCATATTGGAAATTGCTACCGATAAAGTAGATTCCGAGGTGCCATCTACGCATTCCGGTACCATTTCAAAGATTCTATACCAGATTAATGATGTAATACCTGTCGGTAAAACAATTGCAATTATACAGACAGAAGGAAATATGGCAGTTAAACCTGTAGTTGCTGATTCTCGAATCCAACAAATTTCAGATCCGGAAATTAAGGTTCCTTTTGTTCCTAAACCAGAAATAAGGCCAGTTGTAACAGAGGCAAGGTTCTACTCTCCGCTGGTTTTAAATATAGCCCGCAGTGAAGGAATTGCAATGAATGAGCTGGAAGCCATTCCGGGTACCGGAGAAGGTGGCCGTGTGACGAAAAAAGATATTTTAAATTTTGTAAAAAGCCGGGGCCAGGAGGAAGAAGAAACCAAACAAGAATCACCTCCCGTAAAACTTCCTGATGAAACCTTTAAAGGACCAGCGGTTTCAACCAGTGGCAATACGGAGATTATTGAAATGGACAGAATGCGCAGGCTGATAGCCGATCATATGGTAATGAGCAAGCGCACATCACCCCATGTAACCTCTTTTGTAGAAGCAGATGTTACTCATCTTGTATTGTGGAGAGAAAGGATTAAGAATGCTTTTGAGAAACGGGAAGGGGAAAAGATCACCTTTACCCCCCTGTTTATTGAGGCAATAGTTAAGGCAATTAAGGAATTTCCAATGGTAAATGCCTCAGTTGATGGCACAAAAATGATCCGTAAAAAAGATATCAATATAGGCATGGCAGCAGCTACGCCTTCAGGAAATTTAATTGTGCCCGTAATAAAGAATGCTGATACAAAAAATTTAGTTGGCCTTACAAAAGAAGTTAATGATCTCGCCCGCCGTGCACGAAATGCTCAGCTGAAGCCGCATGAAATAGAAGGCGGAACTTTTACCATTACCAATGTGGGTACCTTTGGAAATGTTATGGGTACTCCAATTATTAATCAGCCGCAGGTAGCAATTATAGCTACAGGTGCAATAAAAAAGAAACCAGCGGTTCTTGAAACAGAAGAAGGAGATGTGATTGCAATCAGGCACATGATGTTCCTCTCTCTTTCTTATGATCACCGTATCGTGGATGGGGCACTCGGAGGGTCCTTTCTTCGAAAAGTAGCAGATTACTTAGAACAGTTCAATCCTAAAAGGGAATATTAA
- a CDS encoding S9 family peptidase, with protein MTKIIALLFTLLVAGILFADAQVVKYPISKKGDQLDHYFGTTVADPYRWLENDTAADVIAWVDSENTVTFNYLKSIPFREKIRKRLTEIYNFPKYSAAFINGENIFYNYNDGLRNQSQVIMQNEVTKKETIFLDPNKLSKEGTATTTIDAFSKNHRYCTYHVNRAGSDWETTYVLDVASGKNTGDSLKWLKFGGAAWQGNGFYYSGYDAPSGGTELLAKNEYQKVFYHKMGQPQSADRLIYQDKEHPLRYISAATTEDEQFLIIYISEGTDGSELWYKDLSKDELDFRLLFKGFSKNYGILDDVNGKFLVQTNDGAENYHVVLVDPESPDKKNWKEIIAEKPERASFYATAGGKLFGGYLKDAITHVYQYTYEGKLDNEIKMPGLGTATGFSGLREDKEVFYDFTSYTMPNTVFRYSIASGKSEIFKKSDLKVNTEDYITEQVFYYSKDGTKIPMFLTHKKDLKQDGSHLTLLYGYGGFDVSSTPAFSISNYILLENGGIFAVANLRGGGEYGDKWHDAGKLLNKQNVFDDFIAAAEYLKKNNYTTKSKLAIMGRSNGGLLVGACETQRPDLFGVCFPAVGVMDMLRFQKFTVGWGWVNDYGSSDSAKYFKYLYGYSPYHNIKNGVNYPPTLITTADHDDRVVPGHSFKFAARLQEAQSGNNPVLIRIDKQAGHGAGKPLSKTIDEQTDIWSFMFWNMGIRELYN; from the coding sequence ATGACTAAAATTATAGCTCTGTTATTTACGCTGTTAGTAGCGGGAATATTATTTGCAGATGCACAGGTTGTGAAATATCCAATCTCGAAAAAAGGAGACCAGCTAGACCATTACTTTGGAACCACCGTTGCAGATCCTTACCGCTGGCTGGAAAACGATACAGCTGCCGATGTAATAGCATGGGTGGATTCAGAAAATACGGTCACATTTAATTACCTGAAAAGCATTCCTTTTCGTGAGAAAATCAGAAAAAGATTAACTGAGATTTACAATTTTCCCAAATACTCAGCCGCATTCATAAACGGAGAAAACATTTTTTATAATTACAACGATGGCTTACGGAATCAGTCGCAGGTTATCATGCAGAATGAAGTAACAAAAAAGGAAACCATATTTCTGGATCCCAATAAATTATCCAAGGAAGGAACAGCCACCACTACTATAGATGCTTTTTCTAAGAATCATCGCTACTGCACATATCATGTAAACCGGGCAGGTTCAGATTGGGAAACAACCTATGTGCTGGATGTAGCTTCCGGGAAGAATACAGGTGACTCCCTAAAATGGCTGAAGTTTGGAGGGGCGGCATGGCAGGGAAATGGCTTTTATTATAGTGGCTACGACGCTCCTTCGGGAGGTACTGAGCTTCTGGCAAAAAATGAATATCAAAAAGTTTTCTATCATAAGATGGGACAGCCACAGTCTGCTGATCGGCTTATTTATCAGGATAAGGAGCACCCTTTACGCTATATCAGTGCTGCCACTACAGAGGATGAGCAATTTCTTATAATTTATATCTCAGAAGGAACAGATGGTTCTGAATTATGGTATAAAGATCTTTCAAAAGATGAACTAGATTTTCGCCTGCTCTTTAAAGGATTTTCAAAAAATTACGGCATTTTGGATGATGTGAACGGGAAATTTTTAGTTCAGACAAATGATGGAGCCGAAAACTATCATGTAGTTCTTGTAGATCCTGAAAGTCCGGATAAAAAAAATTGGAAAGAAATTATTGCTGAAAAACCAGAACGTGCCTCTTTTTATGCCACAGCAGGAGGCAAACTGTTTGGCGGTTATTTAAAAGATGCCATAACGCATGTATATCAGTACACTTACGAAGGGAAATTGGACAATGAAATTAAAATGCCGGGCTTGGGTACCGCAACAGGATTTAGCGGATTACGGGAAGATAAGGAAGTTTTCTATGATTTTACTTCTTACACCATGCCAAATACTGTTTTCCGGTACAGCATAGCATCAGGTAAATCGGAAATATTTAAAAAGAGTGATTTGAAAGTAAATACTGAGGATTACATAACTGAGCAAGTGTTTTACTACAGTAAAGATGGAACTAAAATTCCCATGTTCTTAACACATAAAAAGGACCTGAAACAAGATGGCTCGCATCTTACGCTTTTGTACGGATATGGTGGATTTGATGTAAGCAGCACTCCAGCCTTCAGCATATCGAATTACATTTTATTAGAAAATGGTGGAATTTTCGCTGTTGCTAATTTACGTGGCGGAGGAGAGTATGGTGATAAATGGCATGATGCCGGAAAACTATTAAATAAGCAGAATGTTTTCGATGACTTTATTGCAGCTGCAGAATATCTTAAAAAAAACAATTACACTACAAAATCAAAGCTTGCCATAATGGGCAGAAGCAATGGCGGATTATTAGTCGGCGCCTGTGAAACGCAAAGACCCGATCTCTTTGGTGTCTGTTTCCCGGCGGTCGGGGTTATGGATATGTTGCGCTTTCAAAAATTCACAGTAGGATGGGGGTGGGTTAATGATTATGGATCTAGTGATAGTGCTAAATATTTTAAATACCTGTACGGATATTCGCCCTACCATAATATTAAAAATGGAGTGAATTATCCTCCAACTCTTATTACAACCGCTGACCATGACGACAGGGTAGTGCCCGGACACTCTTTTAAGTTTGCCGCGCGTCTGCAGGAAGCACAATCAGGAAATAATCCGGTATTGATACGTATTGATAAGCAGGCAGGTCATGGAGCAGGAAAACCACTGTCTAAAACAATAGATGAGCAGACTGACATCTGGTCATTTATGTTCTGGAATATGGGAATAAGGGAGCTGTATAATTAA